In Actinomycetota bacterium, a genomic segment contains:
- the glpX gene encoding class II fructose-bisphosphatase: protein MTDGATLDMDALALHLLRCTTEAALACRPWVGRGDSDEADSAAVRAMRAAFDSVPGRGTVVIGEGEKDDAPMLFIGEDVGTGDGQRFDLAVDPLENTRAAARAADGAIAVVAAAPEGDLWGSPAAWYMDKLIVGHEAAGSIDITRPPEDNLKAIAEALDKPVDRLTAVVLDKPRHEQLVKELYALGVSVILIPDGDVAGAMLVLLPDSRADVLLGVGGAPEGVITAAAVRLLRGDMQAALSPQKDGERERIIEAGHEPGAPMTLDDLVASDECCFVATSVTSGELLRGPVRTDGGWRTRSFVASPTHPRLVVDAVHVDVDIPGQD from the coding sequence ATGACCGACGGCGCCACCCTGGACATGGACGCCCTCGCGCTGCACCTGCTGCGCTGCACGACAGAGGCTGCGCTGGCCTGCCGGCCGTGGGTCGGACGCGGCGACAGCGACGAGGCGGACTCCGCCGCGGTGAGAGCCATGCGGGCGGCATTCGACAGCGTCCCCGGGCGTGGCACCGTCGTCATCGGCGAGGGTGAGAAGGACGACGCGCCGATGCTGTTCATCGGCGAAGACGTGGGCACCGGGGACGGCCAGCGCTTCGACCTGGCGGTGGACCCGTTGGAGAACACCCGCGCCGCCGCCCGTGCTGCGGACGGGGCGATCGCGGTCGTGGCGGCCGCCCCCGAAGGCGACCTGTGGGGCAGCCCCGCCGCGTGGTACATGGACAAGCTCATCGTGGGTCACGAAGCCGCGGGGTCCATCGACATCACCCGACCGCCGGAGGACAACCTCAAGGCCATCGCCGAGGCGCTTGACAAGCCGGTCGACCGGCTGACCGCCGTGGTGCTGGACAAGCCCCGCCACGAGCAGCTGGTCAAGGAACTGTACGCCCTGGGCGTGAGCGTGATCCTGATCCCTGACGGCGACGTGGCGGGGGCGATGCTGGTCCTCCTGCCCGACTCGCGCGCGGACGTCCTGCTCGGCGTCGGCGGGGCCCCCGAGGGGGTGATCACCGCCGCTGCGGTGCGCTTGCTGCGGGGCGACATGCAGGCCGCGCTGTCGCCGCAGAAGGACGGTGAACGCGAACGCATCATCGAGGCCGGTCACGAACCCGGCGCTCCGATGACGCTCGACGACCTGGTCGCGTCCGACGAGTGCTGCTTCGTCGCGACCAGCGTCACCAGCGGCGAGTTGCTCCGGGGCCCGGTGCGCACCGACGGAGGCTGGCGGACGCGCTCGTTCGTGGCCTCGCCCACGCACCCGCGACTGGTGGTCGATGCC